The genome window tatattactttacatgataaaaatataaatattttctaacatGAATATAtctatgaaatataatatttataaatataaatatttataatacttataaatacataaatatattagttattgGTCAAACAGTTGACAGAAAAAGAAGGGTCAAAAATCTATAAGCAAATGAAGAGAAAGTAAATTACATAAATTTCAgttcttgaatttttttaaaaagatgaaaacaaataaaaataaatataattataacataattttatatttatttttattgacattcacttgttttattttctaaaaaaaactcAAGATCAAGAGTTGACTCGAAAGTCCTCATGCACCAAAATGCAAGTGGCCAACAGTTTCCTCATACTGACTTTTCTTCCTCCGGCTAAAGCTCCTGCAAAACAAATTCTTTTCACCAGTATCGATTTTGAATCTTGGTTCTTGAATCAAGTTCCAAAACTCACCACTCATTCAATAACATACACTTGAAGGAGAACATATGGCAGAAACATTTCTGTTTCAAGTTGCAGGACAAATTTTAGGCAAGCTAGCCACTCTTTCTGTGACTGGTACTAGTCTTCTATGGGGCATGGAGAAAGAGCTCAGCAGGCTGGAAATCACTTTATCAGCAATCAAGCAGTACTTTTAGATGCTGATGAACAAGCAGCTAGGAGCCAGCAAGTGAAAGATTGGTTAGAAAAGCTTCATGAACTTCTTTATGATGCAGAGGATGTGCTAGATGATTTTGCAACAGAGGCTCTGCGACAGGAAATGAGTAGCCGTGATAAAAAGCATAAAATGGTTGGTAAATTCTTTTCGAGATCGAACACTATTGTGTTTCGTGTTTCCATGACTCAGAAAATAAAAAAGCTGAGAGAAAGAATGGAAAATATTGCTGCAGACAGAAAAAACTTTAGTTTCACTGAGAGATTTTTAGATGTCAAGGTAACAAACAGAATGAGGGAACAGACTCATTCTTTTGTACTTGCCTCGGATGTCGTAGGGAGAGACCTTGATAAAGAGCACATTGTGTCGCTTTTGCTAGCCTCCAACATGCTTAGAAATATATCTATGCTTTCTATAGTTGGACTTGGTGGACTTGGGAAGACAACTCTAGCAAAGCTTGTTTACAATGATCAAAGGATAGTTGAGAATTTTGAGAAAAGAATCTGGGTGTATATACCCGAAGAGTTTGATCTCAAGATGTTGACAGAGAGAATCATAAGGGCTGCCACTGGTGCTGATAATGCACACTTGGACCTTGATCAGCTGCAAATACGTCTTCGTGATGAGTTGATGTCTAAGAAGTTCTTGCTTGTCCTGGATGATGTCTGGAACGAAGATCCTAAGAGATGGCTAGATTTGAGAGATTTGTTAACTTGTGGTGCTGAAGGAAGTAGGGTTGTGGTCACTACTCGTAGCAAAGTTGTGGCTTCAATCATGGGAACAAGTGCACCTTATGAGTTAGAGTGTCTGTCAAATGATGAATGTATGTCAATATTTGTAAGATGTGCGTTCAAAGAAGGACAAGAGAATGCAAATCCAGAGCTACTGGAGATTGGCAAGGCAATTGTGAATAAGTGCGGTGGAATACCTCTGGCAGTGCGAACCTTGGGGAGCTTATTGTGCACAAAAACTGAAGAACGCGATTGCCTTTACATCAAAGATAATGACATCCTGAATATTTCACAGAAGGAGAATGATATCCTGCCTATATTGAGGTTAAGTTATGACCAAATGCGAACAAGCTTGAAACAATGTTTTTCTTACTGCTCCATCTTCCCAAAGGATTATCATATACCCCGAGAGGAGCTGATTAATCTATGGATTGCACAAGGATTTGTACAATCAGAGGAAAGCCGGCTGTTGGAAGAAATTGGGAATGAATATTTCAATGAGCTGTTATCAAGGTCATTTTTTCAGGATGTGGATGAGGCTTTTAACTGTGAAGTATTAACATGTAGAATGCATGATCTTGTGCATGATCTTGCAAGGTCTGTGGCAGGAACATTGTTTTCGTATGTCAACTGCGATACAAAGTCCATTTCAAAAAGAGTGCGGCATCTGTTGTTCTGTGAAGAAAACTTGCGGGATAAAGAATTTCCAGGATTACTTCTCATCAGGAAGAAGGTTCGTTCATTTTCTTTCCCCTTCAAAGTTGGACCTATTAGCCAACCATTTCTTGACATACTCATAAGTACTTTTGAGTGTTTACGCGTACTTGATTTAGGTGAATCAGATTTTGAAACGTTGCCTAAATCCATTGGTTACTTGGCACATTTAAGGTACCTTTCCCTTTATGGTAACCATAGGATCCGAAAATTGCCCAATTCCATCTGTAATCTGCTAAATATGCAGACTCTCTATCTCTTGGGTTGTGTCCAGCTCCAGAATTTGCCAAGAGACTTTGGTAATCTCTGCAGTCTTAGGCATTTATATCTGACCTCAACAATGAAATGTTTGCCGAGGAACTGTCTCAAAGGCTTATGTGCGCTTCAATCTCTGACCGTCTCAAGATGTTGTAATCTGGAATCATTGTCCGAAGAAATAAAATACCTCACTGCACTCCGGGCACTATATATCATTCAATGTCCAGCTCTCGTTTCTCTTCCACAAAATGTAACTTGTCTGACTTCCCTAGAGAAACTTTGGATAATGGACTGTGCAATGTTTGGGACGTCGACTGCAGAAGCAGTGAAAGGCCCCAAGACGCTTCAGTCTCTTGTTATACGGGGACTTCCTGAGTTAAGAGAGTTGCCATGTGAACTTCAACAAGGTACAACTCTGAGATACATGCTTATACAGCAATGCCCTTCTTTGCTAGCATTGCCACAGTGGTTGGAGGGTTGTACATCACTTTTAAAGCTCAAACTTGTGAATTGTCCTGATTTGGAAACTTTACCACTAGGGATTCATCAACTTACTGCATTACGCGTTTTATTTATCAAAGGATGCCCTCTTCTGAATCTATCCAGAAAATCAGTGGAGCTTATGTCTTGGATAAGCAATATTTCTGAGGTTTACATCAATCAAGATACTCATGTCAGCTACAATCAAGATTATTCTCATGATCTAAAGATTCCTTCTGTTATATTACAACGGAAAAATCCTCGTTTAGGGGACAATGAGCTTGCACCATGGGCTTCTTGGCATGGTTTTGATCAACCATGAATCCATGATCTTGGTCAGAATGGTTACGACAGATGATAATTTACATCTACAAAACTGAAAAGCGAGTCTAATAtttgtttctttaatttttgTGGGTGGTATTATACATCCCTATTATGGTCTTTTATTCATCAGTACAGAAATTTACACTGTAATGGCAACCAACCCTCTTAATGACTGCATCAACTGAGTTATCATGGCTACTCGAAAGCTATTCGAAGCCATGGTGACTTATTACAATATCAAATGTCTAGATCAATAAAAACACTGACATATTGGGCAGGGGAAACCTTTTCCAGATGATTTTATTATCAGGGATAGTGTTGATTGTATAATACAATATTCACATAAAGAATCAGTACAGAAGAACTTTGAGTAACAATACAGAGATGAATTGATTATTGATAGATACAGTTATGGAATATTTATTGTGAGATACATCTGAAACACTACCTGCACCAATTTTAACTTGACAAATGGTTGTTCTTGCACAACCAGTGATAGTTTCTTAAAAAACAGGCAACAGAGATGCCCTTTCTGCAAGCGGCAACAGGCCCTCAGGTTGCAAATGAAGAGCTGGGCTAATGTTGACCAAACAAACAAAGCACTCCATGGGAACCCTCATACCCCAGACATTGATAGATTCAAGTTTCTGACATTTATTTACAAGAACCAGTAGTCCGTGCTCAGTCACGTGACGGCAGCACCAGAGGTTAATAGACTGTTGAAGAAATATCCcaaactaaaatctgattcttactgaattttataaaacaaagtcAAGGTGCAGTGCAGAAAATCGAATATTTTATGAATTACTGTAAGCATAAAACAATTTTGGTTACCAGTTGAAAACCTGTGCTGAGAAAACAGATTTGCATAATCGTATGTTGTTAAATACACATAACCAGTGAAATATGCAATCTGTGTTCTTGCAGAAGCTTACCTTCAAATGTGGACAGCTGTTTGCAATTGCAAACAAAGATTCATCTGTTATGAATGTACCcccaatgttaagatgttgcaAAGAAGTTGCTCCTGATACCTGGTGGCATAAGTAGATCATCAGAGCCACTATTCTTTGTGGTAGAGCAAAGAGACCTTAATACTTGAGTACAAACATGACCACAAAATGCTACAGTTAACACATGTTCAATCAACGGCCAACTAATGACTGATTTACTATCAAAATCCCTGTGTTCCAAATGTATTGATGCATTCAAAACATCAAAGTTGTTATGAACATTCTTTTGCCAACATTTCGGACCCCCTGACGTGTTATATTTCGGACGCATAGAACCCACATCTACAAACAGTTGCAAAAATAGCCTGTGCTGGATAATCATATCAATTTTCAGACACCAAAGCAGGGGTACAATATCTTAAGAATTCAATTGAAATAAGTAATCCAAACAACCAAATTGACATAATATAAAGCTTTAAACATTATCTGCAGGGGAAAATGATAAGAAATCTGAGTATATGAATCTGCATACCAGTTGACGAATACCATTGTCAGAGATTTCTGTCATACCCCATAGGGAAATCGAGGACAGATTACCAAGGCATTTTGCTAGTGATATTTGGTGCAGGCCTTTATCAGTTATCCGGCAACCCCACCTGCTCTTTGAACTGAAGAGACACATCACAATCCAAAATCTATCAGATTTAGAAGTACAAGACAATACTGAATTATAGTGGATCAAATTACTTCAATACTCAGTGTGTTTATATGATTATACACATCATTTTCTTGCAAGGGTTATGTGTAATAGTTATTAGCTTAAGTGAAATTTCTTCAATCTTCCACTTAAACACACTTTTTACAGTTACTTCAGAAAAGCAAGAACACCACCATAAAGTAATGCAAGCGAGAtcaaacacacaaatataaatatcCAATCAATCCCCGAATCATGTGTTTGATTCATATAGTCAGTCAAGTTTTCATCTTCATAATGTCAATTGTGTTAACAACAGAGACTTAGTCTTACGATCATCGatcagaaaaacaaaacaaaacaataattGATGTAGGTAAGCACAATTACAATCAATACTTAAAAGAGAGAAAGCATTGTACATACATGTCCAACTCCTTGAGAGAGTAGGCATGAAAAAGAATTCGAGTAGCGGAGTCATCATCCATTTTCCAACCAACAAAACTCAGCTTCTCCCTATGACCAAGCGATCGCTTCACCCCTTCCCTCCATTTCTTACACACCCTGCTTGCTCTacaacaaacacacacacacccgCGTTTCTTTAAACTACAATTCACCAATCACAGTACTACAAATCACCTCTTATATCTTAGTATAATACCTTTGTATGTGCAAATtacatctaaataaaaattaaaaaaaatcccaCAAGACTAAATATGATGAAAAGCAAATTAGTAAGGAAAAGAATGAAAAAACAGAGTTCGTAGAAGATTACTTACTGAGCTAAATCTTTGAAGCAAGTGATGAAAACAAGAATATGGGACAAGAGGTCTATAGGCAATCTGTCAATCTCTGCCTCTCCTCTTCTGCTTTCCATCACCCAACAGCACTCGTACAAATTAAATTCAAGAGATAAAAACCAAGTCAAGTTCTTGTATGATGAGATTAAGGCAGAGAAAGAAGAAACGTACAAATAATAGCAAtaagatatttatttaaataaaaaaatctgtCACTTTCGAGCGGCGTTTATCAACATGATGTGGTCATCATGTATCATGTAGGCCTCATGAATTTAGTAGCCAAAGCAAGAATCTCTTCTATTTTTTCTGAACCACATCAAGTGTATGTACATGTAAAAATATTCAAGTCAATTATAAAGAATATTCACTTTACTTTCCCTGTTGTAGAATCATACGTGTTCCTGAAGTATCTACGTTGTCCTTTAGTCTCCTGCTGTTGCGCCCTCTGCTCCTTtgcgtgtttttttttttttttttaccatctTTTTTGAAATGCCAAGTTATTCTGGAGCATATCTAActattttcattaaaatgattgactaataatataatataaattgtttAACTTTCAAGATGTTGCATTCTAAAAAGAATTGATTAtatgtttaaaataatatttatcatattttaaagTCGAAAGAGTGTAGAATAGAATTTGGATTTTAAGTATACTGAACTGAAATCATTCCCAAATCAAAGATTCATTCCAAATATGATCCGAACTCTAAATTCGAAAAAGTACGATAACATATATCAAACCAatctctaaataaaaattaaaaaccaataCAATTTGGtgatattgtttttaaaatttaggttTAGTGacattattttgtaatttagtgatttgtgttcTAAAATTTGGTGAAAACTTCCAGAAATGCATGAAGATCTCCATCTGTTCTCGTTGTCCATTTAAGGTGGCGGTGATAGGGATAGTGGAGGTGGAAGTGGTGGACATGGAATGAGTATTTGGTTTTGTTATGTTGTTTTTGCAAAGAGACGTAATCGAACAGTGTGTTTAAAATTGGCAATAAAGCAGGGAAGATCGTGGAGGTGATAGGTGAGGTCGGAGACGGAACGAGCGGTGGAAGTGGGAGTGGATTTGGTGGTGATAAGAATAATGAAAGCGATGGTTATGGATATGGAGGGGCGGACGACATGTgggtggaggtggtggtggtgatggcGGAGACGAGGCCGaaggaggtggggttggtgaagatggagatggagaTTAGGTTGTTAGAGAAattagtgttatttattttagaatttagtgatatttcagctggGATTTTAGTATGTTGAAGGGTTAAATGGTGTTTtgccacggtggatttatttaagccaagtcacgacACTTAGTCAGTTTTctgtcaaatttttaacggagtgtaacggccagtgacttgaatgaaaatttttaagagtataattaTGTGTCTGaaaactttttgagttggatgacccaattacAAGTCTCTATTCAGTCGAGTGATCAAAACGACATTTAACCCGTTTGTTGAATAGGGGTGTGTGTAATAGAATAAGATTATGGCTTattttggaagttagaggtcttgggcaaaattagagatttgaggtgttttagaggtttgaccactatAATTcgctaatattagtgtttgatagttaatGAAATGAAATAGAGGTTTAGATCCAAAaggctaattttgaaaaaactacttTGACGAGCTTTTAGTGGTTTTGGTTCGTGTgagaaaaaactaatcaatcagctgTTTACCAAACAATTTCACGAGAAAttgctaattcaatccgctagtcaaaacatctacttCAATCAGCTAGTTAAACACTTAATTCAATCGGCTAACAACTAATCGGTAATTCCTAAACAAGGCTATTTGCGTAATAAGTTAGAAGTTGGCTTAAAGTTTAAAATAAGACACAAACTAAGTTCAAGCTACGAGTTAGTTTGAGATACTTTTTTTGGTgactcaattttttaattttttttaataaaaattattcataaatcttaaattattcataaattattttacttttattattatatttttaataaccatctatactatattataataaaccaaccaaatttttagttatatttttttgtttggtgCTCTCCCTTTAAAATTACAAGTCTACAACATGGGGAGtctattactcttacattgttaattaattttaaatactaaaaacactcatgacaatatattatcatatactccctccgtcccatttaattctatacactttctttttttggatgtcccactcaattctatacatttcaaaactttcccaaaatagtcaagttttataatataaaactcacgctcacccactactttcaactattttt of Daucus carota subsp. sativus chromosome 3, DH1 v3.0, whole genome shotgun sequence contains these proteins:
- the LOC108215382 gene encoding disease resistance protein RGA2 isoform X2, with the translated sequence MGHGERAQQAGNHFISNQAVLLDADEQAARSQQVKDWLEKLHELLYDAEDVLDDFATEALRQEMSSRDKKHKMVGKFFSRSNTIVFRVSMTQKIKKLRERMENIAADRKNFSFTERFLDVKVTNRMREQTHSFVLASDVVGRDLDKEHIVSLLLASNMLRNISMLSIVGLGGLGKTTLAKLVYNDQRIVENFEKRIWVYIPEEFDLKMLTERIIRAATGADNAHLDLDQLQIRLRDELMSKKFLLVLDDVWNEDPKRWLDLRDLLTCGAEGSRVVVTTRSKVVASIMGTSAPYELECLSNDECMSIFVRCAFKEGQENANPELLEIGKAIVNKCGGIPLAVRTLGSLLCTKTEERDCLYIKDNDILNISQKENDILPILRLSYDQMRTSLKQCFSYCSIFPKDYHIPREELINLWIAQGFVQSEESRLLEEIGNEYFNELLSRSFFQDVDEAFNCEVLTCRMHDLVHDLARSVAGTLFSYVNCDTKSISKRVRHLLFCEENLRDKEFPGLLLIRKKVNQILKRCLNPLVTWHI
- the LOC108215382 gene encoding disease resistance protein RGA2 isoform X1, yielding MGHGERAQQAGNHFISNQAVLLDADEQAARSQQVKDWLEKLHELLYDAEDVLDDFATEALRQEMSSRDKKHKMVGKFFSRSNTIVFRVSMTQKIKKLRERMENIAADRKNFSFTERFLDVKVTNRMREQTHSFVLASDVVGRDLDKEHIVSLLLASNMLRNISMLSIVGLGGLGKTTLAKLVYNDQRIVENFEKRIWVYIPEEFDLKMLTERIIRAATGADNAHLDLDQLQIRLRDELMSKKFLLVLDDVWNEDPKRWLDLRDLLTCGAEGSRVVVTTRSKVVASIMGTSAPYELECLSNDECMSIFVRCAFKEGQENANPELLEIGKAIVNKCGGIPLAVRTLGSLLCTKTEERDCLYIKDNDILNISQKENDILPILRLSYDQMRTSLKQCFSYCSIFPKDYHIPREELINLWIAQGFVQSEESRLLEEIGNEYFNELLSRSFFQDVDEAFNCEVLTCRMHDLVHDLARSVAGTLFSYVNCDTKSISKRVRHLLFCEENLRDKEFPGLLLIRKKVRSFSFPFKVGPISQPFLDILISTFECLRVLDLGESDFETLPKSIGYLAHLRYLSLYGNHRIRKLPNSICNLLNMQTLYLLGCVQLQNLPRDFGNLCSLRHLYLTSTMKCLPRNCLKGLCALQSLTVSRCCNLESLSEEIKYLTALRALYIIQCPALVSLPQNVTCLTSLEKLWIMDCAMFGTSTAEAVKGPKTLQSLVIRGLPELRELPCELQQGTTLRYMLIQQCPSLLALPQWLEGCTSLLKLKLVNCPDLETLPLGIHQLTALRVLFIKGCPLLNLSRKSVELMSWISNISEVYINQDTHVSYNQDYSHDLKIPSVILQRKNPRLGDNELAPWASWHGFDQP
- the LOC108215383 gene encoding F-box protein At5g67140, producing the protein MESRRGEAEIDRLPIDLLSHILVFITCFKDLAQASRVCKKWREGVKRSLGHREKLSFVGWKMDDDSATRILFHAYSLKELDISKSRWGCRITDKGLHQISLAKCLGNLSSISLWGMTEISDNGIRQLVSGATSLQHLNIGGTFITDESLFAIANSCPHLKSINLWCCRHVTEHGLLVLVNKCQKLESINVWGMRVPMECFVCLVNISPALHLQPEGLLPLAERASLLPVF